One segment of Pseudophaeobacter arcticus DSM 23566 DNA contains the following:
- a CDS encoding non-ribosomal peptide synthetase, whose product MTKESPPVSASKDALKAHLKSLLRNRMGGSEAWYPLSQGQQSLWFLWKMAPESTAFSMVFPMHIRGALDRGALDRAFAALVARHACLRCAFVEEDGIVRQGNHPNQSPRIQHRDAEGWSQEALQQDLEATARRPFDLRGDASLRAHLWRCGAESHVFCLVMHHITGDLWSLVVLMDELQQLYAAQCQVQPQCSGRDANVAVPAVLPDLPVTYGDYVQAMQLAQEGGKHQAALDYWAQELAGDLPALDLPTDFARPARQQFDGATHFQTLDAEITSGIEALARAQDTTVFVVLLAAYQTLLHRFSGQSQLMVGTPFSGRTLPGTAGIIGDFINMLPLKAVFDETATFASHVAALRDRLLQAMKHQEVPFSQIVDRLAPVRDLSRPPVFQTTFVLQKFHRYGALQNAFLPGEGESPVPFADLELSGIPMAQQDGQFDLNLEMKRDSLGRMQAAWKYDRALFSGATIANIAACFRVLLQGLIQQPTKPVARLPLLQASEADAVIAAAKGPVVAPPEQKSLAELFEYWAHKTPQAPAISCPDQQLSYIALQDRMQHLARALAVRGVSRESMVALVLPRGCDLAVAMLGTQRAGGAFLPLAPDTPPKRLQQVIGLSDSRLVLTSAATEAALRLALGATGPEVVSIEALLSQAQDHALPDLPSLPGDTDLAYMMFTSGSTGTPKGVMVEHLGMVNHSLGKLEDLGFSAADCLAQNAPASFDVVVWQNLAPLACGGSVRVIGDRDIEDPARLFAACRASGVTVLQVVPSMMRALIEEAEAAGQPPDLGALRWLVPTGEALPTELCHRWLALYPDIPILNTYGSTECSDDQCHYRLVKMLPEDDIAPIITVGTPIRNMAAYVLDPALHPVPPGVTGELYIGGIGVGRGYRGDAAKTEAAFLPDPFSDRPGARLYRSRDMARRRADGRIDFLGRLDTMVKLQGVRIEPAEIEAALVADPQISSALVQPRPDPEGQMRLVGYIVAAGGQTPDHIQVRANLSQRLPYSMIPDVLVALPEIPLTANGKRDVKALPDPPWPDLTRVELVPPKTKTEQQIADIWAGLLGRDTVSVQEDFFAAGGDSIKSIKLAARAQDLGLPLEAADVFINRTIAAIAQQVDLAALSRADKDQLKSIAKATAKENIQELFDPALLSRAARLVTFDQDDS is encoded by the coding sequence ATGACAAAAGAATCCCCACCGGTGAGCGCCAGCAAAGACGCCCTGAAAGCCCATCTCAAGAGCCTGCTGCGCAACCGGATGGGCGGCTCTGAGGCGTGGTATCCGCTTAGCCAGGGTCAGCAGTCCCTGTGGTTTTTGTGGAAAATGGCACCTGAAAGCACCGCCTTTTCCATGGTGTTTCCGATGCATATCCGGGGCGCCCTGGATCGCGGGGCGCTGGACCGCGCCTTTGCGGCTCTGGTCGCGCGCCACGCCTGCCTGCGCTGCGCTTTTGTCGAAGAGGACGGTATTGTGCGTCAGGGCAATCACCCGAACCAGAGCCCCCGCATCCAGCACCGGGATGCCGAGGGATGGAGCCAGGAGGCCCTGCAACAGGATCTTGAGGCAACCGCACGGCGCCCCTTTGATCTGCGCGGTGACGCCAGCCTGCGGGCGCATTTGTGGCGGTGCGGGGCAGAGTCCCATGTGTTTTGTCTGGTGATGCACCATATCACCGGCGATCTGTGGTCGCTGGTGGTGCTGATGGATGAGCTGCAGCAGCTGTATGCAGCTCAATGTCAGGTCCAGCCGCAGTGTTCCGGCAGGGATGCCAACGTTGCGGTTCCGGCTGTTTTACCGGATCTGCCGGTGACCTATGGCGACTATGTGCAGGCCATGCAGCTGGCACAGGAGGGCGGCAAACATCAGGCGGCGCTGGACTATTGGGCGCAGGAGCTGGCAGGGGATTTACCGGCGCTGGATCTGCCTACGGATTTTGCCCGCCCGGCCCGGCAACAGTTTGACGGTGCAACACATTTTCAGACCTTGGATGCGGAGATAACCTCCGGGATCGAGGCCCTGGCACGCGCCCAGGATACCACCGTATTTGTTGTGCTTCTGGCCGCCTATCAAACGCTCTTGCATCGGTTTTCCGGACAATCCCAGCTGATGGTCGGCACGCCGTTTTCCGGGCGCACCCTGCCCGGAACCGCTGGGATCATTGGTGATTTTATCAATATGCTGCCGCTGAAGGCAGTGTTCGACGAGACGGCCACATTTGCCAGCCATGTTGCTGCACTGCGGGACCGGCTGCTGCAGGCGATGAAACATCAGGAGGTGCCGTTTTCGCAGATTGTTGATCGCCTCGCCCCGGTACGGGATCTGAGCCGTCCGCCGGTGTTTCAAACCACCTTTGTGCTGCAAAAATTCCACCGCTACGGCGCGCTGCAAAACGCCTTTTTGCCGGGAGAAGGCGAAAGCCCCGTGCCCTTTGCGGATCTGGAACTCAGTGGCATACCGATGGCGCAGCAGGATGGGCAATTTGATCTCAACCTGGAAATGAAACGTGACAGCCTGGGCCGGATGCAGGCGGCATGGAAATATGACAGGGCGCTGTTCTCGGGGGCTACAATTGCAAATATCGCGGCCTGTTTTCGGGTGCTGTTGCAGGGGCTGATCCAGCAGCCAACAAAGCCGGTGGCCCGGCTGCCGCTGTTGCAGGCCAGCGAAGCAGATGCGGTGATAGCGGCCGCCAAAGGGCCAGTTGTTGCGCCACCAGAGCAAAAATCCCTGGCGGAGCTGTTTGAATACTGGGCGCATAAAACGCCCCAGGCCCCGGCGATTTCCTGCCCTGACCAGCAGCTGAGCTATATCGCCTTGCAAGACAGAATGCAGCATCTGGCGCGGGCGCTGGCGGTGCGCGGGGTCAGCCGTGAATCTATGGTTGCCCTGGTGCTGCCGCGCGGCTGTGATCTGGCGGTGGCCATGCTTGGCACCCAGCGCGCCGGGGGCGCGTTTTTGCCGCTGGCGCCGGACACGCCGCCAAAACGGCTGCAACAGGTCATAGGCCTGAGCGACAGCCGCCTGGTTCTGACCTCTGCCGCGACAGAGGCGGCGCTGCGACTTGCTCTGGGCGCGACAGGCCCAGAGGTGGTGAGCATCGAAGCACTGTTGTCGCAAGCGCAGGATCACGCCTTGCCAGATCTGCCAAGCCTGCCAGGGGACACAGATCTGGCCTATATGATGTTCACCTCCGGCTCTACCGGCACGCCAAAGGGGGTGATGGTTGAACATCTGGGCATGGTGAACCACAGCTTAGGCAAGCTGGAGGATCTGGGATTCAGTGCTGCGGATTGCCTGGCGCAGAATGCGCCGGCCAGCTTTGACGTGGTGGTCTGGCAAAATCTGGCTCCGCTGGCCTGTGGTGGCTCGGTGCGGGTGATTGGCGACAGAGATATCGAAGACCCGGCGCGGCTGTTTGCCGCTTGTCGTGCCAGTGGGGTGACGGTGCTGCAAGTGGTGCCCTCCATGATGCGTGCCCTGATCGAAGAGGCCGAGGCCGCGGGCCAGCCACCGGATCTCGGCGCGCTGCGCTGGCTGGTCCCCACGGGGGAGGCGCTGCCGACCGAGCTCTGTCATCGTTGGTTGGCGCTTTACCCGGATATTCCAATCCTGAACACCTATGGATCAACGGAATGTTCCGATGACCAATGCCACTATCGGCTGGTCAAAATGCTGCCCGAGGATGATATCGCGCCGATCATCACCGTTGGCACGCCGATCCGCAACATGGCGGCCTATGTGCTGGATCCGGCATTGCATCCGGTGCCGCCGGGGGTGACGGGGGAGCTCTATATCGGCGGTATCGGTGTGGGGCGGGGTTATCGCGGTGACGCCGCCAAAACCGAGGCGGCCTTTTTGCCCGATCCTTTCTCTGATCGTCCGGGCGCCAGGTTGTACCGGTCGCGGGATATGGCCCGACGGCGTGCCGATGGGCGGATTGATTTCCTGGGGCGGCTCGACACCATGGTCAAGCTACAGGGGGTGCGCATTGAACCTGCCGAGATTGAAGCGGCGCTGGTGGCGGATCCGCAGATCTCCAGCGCTCTGGTCCAGCCGCGCCCTGACCCCGAGGGACAGATGCGGTTGGTGGGCTATATCGTGGCTGCTGGCGGGCAGACCCCGGATCATATCCAGGTGCGCGCCAACCTCAGCCAGCGGTTGCCCTATTCGATGATCCCGGATGTGCTGGTGGCGCTGCCGGAAATACCCCTGACGGCAAATGGCAAACGTGACGTGAAGGCGCTGCCGGACCCACCCTGGCCAGACCTGACGCGGGTCGAGCTGGTTCCGCCTAAAACCAAAACGGAACAGCAGATCGCGGATATTTGGGCCGGGCTTTTGGGCCGCGACACTGTCTCGGTGCAGGAGGATTTCTTTGCCGCCGGCGGGGACAGTATCAAATCCATCAAACTGGCGGCGCGGGCGCAGGATCTGGGCCTGCCACTTGAGGCGGCGGATGTCTTTATCAACCGAACCATCGCCGCCATCGCGCAACAGGTTGATTTGGCTGCCCTGTCGCGGGCGGACAAGGACCAGCTCAAATCCATTGCCAAGGCCACCGCCAAGGAAAATATCCAAGAGCTGTTTGATCCCGCGCTGCTGTCCAGAGCGGCGCGGCTTGTCACATTTGATCAGGACGACAGTTGA
- a CDS encoding non-ribosomal peptide synthetase — translation MQTPQDLEAYPLTAMQAGMLFQSLCAADKDLYVEQYSCPLRGALDLAAFEQAWRQVMTRHAPLRTGFAWDGLPQPAQLVVPRVKVPLRHVDLSQLPPERHDAALQQEKQAERQAGFDLSHAPMMRLVLVALPAGEHHLIWSWHHAILDAWSGPIVLDEVLHCYEALIKGREIALPQVRPFKDFIAWTLQQDKAAAQSYWQQLLTGLDNPAPVDLGAAMPVKANAPNYGLRFLDLDAGEMDRLRQAAAHHGVTLNSFVQLAWAVLLGRYTGQHDVVFGTATSGRPAALRGVETMVGLFINTLPVRVALAAETDLTAALRALQTQLLRSRQHEHMPLAEIQQLTGLPADQTLLHSLLVFEDFGENTYRTQAGGISLGAAEFTERANFPVTLLFSVRESQQIGIGFDRSRFDAAMAARILTQFQQVMLSMADLATGQLGQIDPLSSSERELLTQNWVRDQAWAPPADLELSVARGFAQQVQRCPDDIAAVFWTADGDQRLSYRALDQRCNQMARRLIGLGLRTGDRVVICQEPGLHRLVALLATLKAGGTYVPLDASLPPALIGELIADARAALVLVDASTMDGLPDMTQAAPRAEVYLCQEDGADCRDLPNGPLATLPQGADAAYMIYTSGSTGRRKGVVIEHGALAQMIAAQSKAFQIAKGARVLQFAAFSFDASVSEIFTALLSGATLYMAPRRQLLPSQEFLSLLARWRISTVTLPPTVLSRLPHCDLPDLRVLVTAGEPCPAELVKVWAPGRVFLNAYGPTECTVCATLGQVTPDGRKPSIGRALGRVETYILDSDMRVCPIGVAGELYLGGPQLARGYWQRATQTKAAFVPHPFDATPGARLYRSGDMVRRLEDGQIDYLGRRDQQLKLRGYRVEPGEVEAALCLSPEVAEAAVLAVGEGADKQLTAFVAPNPGAEWWPSISEFLVYDDLAYYAMTSDERRNDSYRAAIAHHVPGKVVVDIGTGPEALLARFCIEAGARHVYAIELLEETYLKAQARLRQLGLQDRITLIHGDATKVILPEPADVSVSEIVGAIGNAEGAASIINGTRHLLRPGAQVIPERSRTLFAPVQLPDRLRANLGFGPLARRYVERIFDANGGPFDLRLSVRGLGYDDLLAEPQSFEDFDYRDQVQPEYEGEARFEIARAGRCDGFLVWLTLDCGAGPVLDILHHEHCWLPVFLPLDARGRQMAVGDQIDASFGAVLSDDGLHTDYRISGQSIAAQQVLGFDIQACHHDRGFCSSAFHADFFAKGPLPLAKPVGLNPEALRSQVQRQLPDYMVPQQIVEIDHLPLNSSGKVDHQALRQKLKKACPDAGPDFGPDSGPVKATAVLDGFDSQEAQVAAIWREVLNQEVTLQGSFFEQGGHSLLLLDLQSRLSAAAGRQIALTDLFKFPTISGQARHLLSATPELSGTSEAAASTDHTRAAERKTGRGRMAARRRSLV, via the coding sequence ATGCAGACCCCACAGGATCTCGAGGCCTATCCGCTCACGGCGATGCAGGCGGGAATGTTGTTTCAGTCGCTCTGCGCTGCGGACAAAGATCTTTATGTTGAACAGTATTCCTGTCCCCTGCGCGGGGCGCTGGATCTGGCGGCGTTTGAACAGGCATGGCGGCAGGTGATGACCCGCCATGCGCCACTGCGCACCGGCTTTGCCTGGGATGGTCTGCCGCAGCCGGCGCAGCTGGTGGTTCCCCGTGTCAAAGTCCCGCTGCGCCATGTGGATCTGTCGCAGCTGCCTCCCGAGAGGCATGACGCGGCCTTGCAGCAGGAAAAACAGGCGGAACGCCAGGCCGGTTTTGATCTGAGCCATGCGCCGATGATGCGTCTTGTGCTGGTGGCGCTGCCAGCGGGGGAGCATCACCTGATCTGGAGCTGGCACCACGCGATTTTGGATGCCTGGTCTGGCCCCATTGTGCTGGATGAGGTGCTGCACTGTTATGAGGCATTGATTAAGGGGAGGGAAATCGCGCTGCCGCAGGTGCGCCCGTTCAAGGATTTTATTGCCTGGACCCTGCAACAGGACAAAGCCGCAGCCCAAAGCTACTGGCAGCAGCTTTTGACTGGGCTGGACAATCCGGCGCCCGTGGATCTGGGCGCTGCCATGCCTGTGAAAGCGAACGCGCCAAACTATGGGCTGCGCTTTCTTGATCTGGACGCCGGGGAGATGGACCGGTTGCGTCAGGCGGCGGCCCACCACGGGGTCACGCTCAATAGTTTTGTACAGCTGGCCTGGGCGGTGCTGCTTGGTCGCTATACAGGTCAGCATGATGTGGTCTTTGGCACCGCCACCTCGGGTCGTCCGGCAGCTCTGCGCGGCGTTGAAACCATGGTTGGTCTCTTTATCAACACCCTGCCGGTCCGGGTGGCACTGGCTGCAGAGACCGATCTGACCGCTGCCCTTCGCGCGCTGCAAACGCAATTGCTGCGCAGCCGTCAGCACGAACATATGCCGCTTGCAGAGATCCAACAACTGACCGGGCTTCCTGCGGATCAGACCTTGCTGCACAGCCTGCTGGTGTTTGAGGATTTTGGCGAAAACACCTATCGCACCCAGGCGGGCGGGATCAGCCTTGGCGCGGCGGAGTTCACCGAGCGGGCCAATTTTCCCGTAACCCTGCTGTTCAGCGTCCGCGAGAGCCAGCAGATCGGCATCGGCTTTGATCGGAGCCGGTTTGACGCTGCAATGGCGGCACGCATTCTGACTCAGTTTCAGCAGGTGATGCTATCGATGGCGGATCTGGCAACCGGGCAGCTGGGGCAGATAGACCCGCTGTCCAGCTCAGAGCGGGAGCTGCTGACCCAGAACTGGGTCAGGGATCAGGCCTGGGCGCCCCCCGCGGATCTGGAGCTGTCGGTGGCGCGGGGGTTTGCCCAGCAGGTGCAGCGCTGCCCGGATGACATCGCCGCTGTGTTCTGGACCGCCGACGGCGATCAGCGGCTCAGCTACCGCGCGCTGGATCAGCGCTGCAATCAGATGGCCCGTCGGCTGATTGGGCTGGGCCTGCGCACCGGGGACCGGGTGGTGATCTGCCAGGAGCCCGGTCTGCACCGGCTGGTGGCGCTACTGGCGACGCTCAAGGCTGGGGGCACCTATGTGCCGCTGGACGCCAGCCTGCCCCCGGCCCTGATCGGGGAGCTCATTGCGGATGCCCGGGCGGCGCTGGTTCTGGTGGATGCCAGCACCATGGATGGCCTGCCTGACATGACGCAGGCCGCCCCGCGTGCTGAGGTCTATCTTTGTCAGGAGGATGGCGCGGACTGCCGGGATCTGCCGAACGGCCCGCTTGCGACCCTGCCCCAGGGGGCGGATGCGGCCTATATGATCTATACTTCCGGCTCCACCGGACGCCGCAAGGGGGTGGTGATTGAACATGGCGCGCTGGCGCAGATGATTGCAGCCCAAAGCAAAGCCTTCCAGATCGCCAAAGGCGCGCGGGTGCTGCAGTTTGCCGCCTTCAGCTTTGACGCCTCGGTGTCAGAGATCTTTACCGCGCTTTTGTCCGGGGCGACGCTGTATATGGCGCCGCGCAGGCAGCTGCTGCCCAGCCAGGAGTTCCTCTCCCTGCTGGCGCGCTGGCGGATCAGCACCGTGACATTGCCGCCCACGGTTCTTTCCCGTTTGCCCCATTGTGATCTGCCTGATTTGCGGGTGCTGGTCACCGCCGGTGAGCCCTGTCCGGCAGAGCTGGTCAAGGTCTGGGCACCGGGCCGGGTTTTTCTCAATGCCTATGGCCCAACGGAATGCACCGTCTGCGCCACCCTGGGGCAGGTGACGCCGGATGGGCGCAAGCCCAGCATCGGGCGCGCGCTGGGTCGGGTTGAGACCTATATTCTGGACAGCGACATGCGGGTCTGCCCAATCGGCGTCGCGGGTGAGCTGTATCTGGGTGGGCCACAACTGGCGCGGGGCTATTGGCAGCGCGCGACACAAACCAAGGCAGCCTTTGTGCCGCATCCCTTTGATGCCACTCCGGGCGCGCGGCTTTACCGCAGCGGCGATATGGTGCGACGGCTGGAGGACGGGCAGATCGACTATCTGGGGCGGCGGGACCAGCAGCTCAAGCTGCGGGGCTATCGCGTTGAACCCGGCGAGGTCGAGGCGGCCCTGTGTCTCTCCCCCGAGGTTGCCGAGGCCGCGGTGCTGGCGGTGGGGGAGGGCGCGGATAAGCAGCTCACAGCCTTTGTGGCGCCCAATCCCGGTGCTGAGTGGTGGCCGTCGATTTCTGAATTTCTGGTCTATGACGATCTGGCCTATTACGCGATGACCAGCGACGAGCGGCGCAACGACAGCTATCGCGCCGCTATTGCACACCATGTGCCGGGCAAGGTGGTTGTCGATATCGGCACCGGCCCCGAAGCGCTGCTGGCGCGCTTTTGCATCGAGGCCGGCGCGCGCCATGTCTATGCAATTGAGCTGCTGGAAGAGACCTATCTGAAGGCCCAGGCGCGGCTACGCCAGCTTGGCCTGCAGGATCGGATTACCCTGATCCATGGCGATGCCACCAAAGTCATCCTGCCAGAGCCGGCGGATGTGTCGGTCTCGGAAATTGTTGGGGCGATTGGAAATGCCGAAGGTGCTGCCAGCATTATCAATGGCACCCGGCATTTGTTGCGACCCGGTGCGCAGGTCATTCCAGAGCGGTCGCGCACCCTGTTTGCCCCGGTACAACTGCCGGACAGGCTGCGGGCTAACCTTGGCTTTGGTCCGCTCGCCCGCCGCTATGTCGAGCGTATTTTTGACGCCAATGGCGGCCCGTTTGATCTACGCCTTTCGGTGCGGGGGCTGGGCTACGATGATCTTTTGGCGGAGCCGCAAAGCTTTGAAGATTTTGATTACCGCGATCAGGTGCAGCCCGAGTACGAAGGCGAGGCCCGGTTTGAGATTGCCCGCGCAGGCCGCTGTGACGGCTTTTTGGTCTGGCTCACTCTGGACTGTGGGGCCGGGCCGGTGCTGGATATCTTGCACCATGAACATTGCTGGTTGCCGGTCTTTTTGCCTCTGGACGCGCGGGGCCGTCAGATGGCTGTGGGGGATCAAATTGACGCCAGCTTTGGCGCCGTGCTCAGCGATGATGGGCTGCATACGGATTATCGGATTTCGGGGCAGAGCATCGCGGCGCAACAGGTGCTGGGTTTTGACATCCAGGCCTGTCACCATGATCGTGGTTTTTGCAGCTCTGCCTTCCATGCAGATTTCTTTGCAAAAGGCCCGCTGCCGCTGGCCAAACCAGTGGGGCTGAATCCCGAAGCGCTGCGCAGCCAGGTGCAGAGGCAGCTGCCGGATTACATGGTGCCGCAGCAGATTGTTGAGATTGATCACTTGCCGCTGAACAGCTCGGGCAAGGTGGATCATCAGGCCTTGCGCCAAAAGCTGAAAAAGGCGTGCCCTGACGCTGGCCCTGATTTCGGCCCTGACTCCGGCCCCGTCAAGGCAACAGCCGTTCTGGATGGTTTTGACAGCCAGGAGGCACAGGTCGCCGCGATTTGGCGGGAGGTGCTGAACCAGGAGGTGACCCTGCAGGGCAGCTTCTTTGAGCAGGGCGGTCATTCGCTGCTGCTACTGGATCTGCAAAGCCGGTTGAGCGCCGCCGCAGGTCGCCAGATCGCGCTGACAGATCTGTTCAAATTCCCGACCATCTCGGGGCAGGCGCGCCACCTATTGTCGGCCACCCCGGAATTGTCTGGTACATCTGAAGCGGCAGCATCCACAGATCACACCCGCGCGGCAGAGCGCAAAACGGGGCGGGGGCGTATGGCCGCGCGCCGCCGGAGCCTGGTATGA